Proteins encoded by one window of Glycine soja cultivar W05 chromosome 15, ASM419377v2, whole genome shotgun sequence:
- the LOC114387617 gene encoding uncharacterized protein LOC114387617, with translation MMKEFLKYECQTETHPCFLDAIILYIQDDIDASSLQQLVSNSNGKEEGNLYDYQPALDLTALLRSLDIPTTSRVTIATRFQRAFMQLLSNAQFEELSARDLMLTSALNTDYLLTLPTYVDWKRAYESNAIIFRRGYATEKQKGLLLIVEKLDYLQSKLLRRTFFSISKPLTKLGTWMSEVIFLW, from the exons ATGATGAAGGAATTTCTAAAATACGAGTGCCAGACAGAAACACATCCCTGTTTCCTAGACGCCATCATCCtctatatacaagatgatatTGATGCCAGTTCACTCCAACAACTAGTGTCCAATTCCAATGGCAAGGAGGAAGGAAACCTCTATGACTATCAGCCTGCTTTGGACCTCACCGCTCTTTTACGATCTCTCGACATACCTACCACTTCCAG AGTTACCATTGCTACCCGTTTCCAACGAGCTTTCATGCAGCTTCTTTCAAATGCACAATTTGAAGAACTATCAGCTAGGGACCTGATGTTAACGTCTGCATTGAACACAGACTATCTCCTTACCTTGCCAACGTATGTTGATTGGAAGAGAGCGTATGAGTCTAATGCCATAATATTTAG GCGTGGTTACGCAACTGAGAAGCAGAAGGGTCTATTATTAATTGTGGAAAAACTGGATTACTTACAGTCTAAGCTTCTACGAAGGACCTTCTTTTCTATATCAAAACCACTAACAAAACTTGGCACCTGGATGAGCGAGGTTATATTTTTGTGGTAG